The sequence atttttgaagTTATTTAGATCATAAAGAATTACTCATGGTTTGATGGGTTCAAggttatatatcatatattcaATTTGTTATATCTTCTCATGGATCAAATGATGAGTTATATATTCTTAATGTATCATAAAAAAGAGTTGGTTATATATGAGCAAGGTATGCAATGATATTTATGGTGGATCAAGtacttgttgttgttgtggattAAACATTGAAAGTGGGACCAGAGCTAAACATGAATTCTTGGCTATTTATTGGATTGGCAGGAGCGCAAGACAATGAATCCAGATGAGATTCGGTCGTTTGTGAATTCACTTCGTGCCACATTCTCGTTTTTAGAGgtttttcttccccttttttCACACATTAAATCCAGCGTCGTACATAATTTCAGTCATCTGTAACTGGATTTGATGTAGCTTTACTTAGTAACATCATCCAAGCTGAAAGAAAACTGATTCCTGCAATGTGCTGCTTGTAGAGGTTTGACAATAAATTTATGCTTAGATATGTTCATTGGTTTTTTAGAACTTGGGTTGCTTAGTATTTGGGGATATTTAataccaaaaatattgaaaaatgaaattttaactGTGCTGAAGTGGAGTTGAATTCATGGTTCATTTGGGTTGACCATCTCCTCAAAACCTAGTCATTATTTATCAGCCTATAGTCAGCAATTGCTTATCCAcctatattgatttttaatatggAATCTAAGTATATGCTCATAGAGATGCATATACACATGGATGTTTTGGTAGCATTTTAAACCATGTTGATTCTGCAATGCTGTAGCTCTTGCTTCTCCTTGATTATTTACATGAATTGCTTGAATTCGTTTCATTTCAGACACTCTGTCTTCCTACTATTGCTGTCATTGAAGGAGCAGCACTGGGTGGTGGACTTGAAATGGCTTTATCATGTGATCTTCGGATATGTGGTGCTTTAGTTTTACTGTTTTAATAGCTAATTTAATTATCTTGGttaatttttgcttcctagatGATATATAATTGTCAGATACTAATTGTTTTCCACCTCAAATTGCTTAGGAGAAGATGCAATACTGGGCTTGCCAGAAACAGGACTTGCTATAATTCCTGGGTATGCACTAAATCTCATTTCGCATTTTTGACTGTTGCCTTTTGATCTCACACTGTCTACCTGCGTCTTGCATATTTCTGCGATATTGTATCAACTATCAGTGCAGGGTACAGTTATGTATTCAAGTATTTGAGTATCCAATAGCCATAACTCTCATTTCACAGCATTTCGAAAGGGATAAGGCAAAGTTATGTGAAGGTCTAATACATAATGAGGGGTGCCCTCCTCTTCTTTTCAAACTAATTATTGAAAAGTTAGAGACCTCTGCATGGTGCTTGCCAATAAAATGGAGACTTCTATTAGATATATGGTTTATGGAATGATGTTGTCAATATAGTTGAAATTTTTGGGACATAATTACTTCTGCATAATTATATTAGAGTTTTTCTGCAGGGCAGGTGGGACACAGCGACTTCCTAGATTGATTGGAAAAGCAAAAGCGAAGGAACTTATATTCACTGGCAGGAAGGTTGGTGGCAAAGATGCAATGTCTATAGGTATGTGAACTTGAGATCTgcatagtttatttatttatttaatatgttcTTTTTAATACTCTTTCAGCAAAATGACTATATATTGCTGCAGGTTTGGTCAATTACTGTGTTCCAGCAGGTGAAGCACATCTAAAGGCGCTTGAAATTGCCCGTGATATAAATGATAAGGTACTTAAGTGCTTTTCACTTTGGGTTTTCGTATTAGAACTTTTCTGTTGGACATGCTAAATGCCTCTGCTAGTCTGATGATATAATATGGATATGAATAAACTCAACTCAGACACTACTTGTCACTTAAAAAACGTTTATTAGGGAAAAGGACAAATTTTAAGTTTACAAACAATTGTTGTGCACTTGTATGAACATATCTACTATTTTAGCAGGGTCCAATAGCAATTAGGATGGCAAAAAAAGCCATCAGTGACGGACTGGAGGTAAATATGAAACCAGCTTTGGCATTAGAAGAAGACTGCTATGAACAGACCTTGAACACAAAAGATCGCTTG comes from Ziziphus jujuba cultivar Dongzao chromosome 6, ASM3175591v1 and encodes:
- the LOC107409152 gene encoding probable enoyl-CoA hydratase 2, mitochondrial isoform X1, with product MRALVFLSRSLRQHSVAKPNPFQPSSLISICKENLLPPNSNQWIYQTRRTLILEPSFSKFVKLHRLADSDSGILEVSLDRPEAKNAIGKEMLRGFQHTLEAIGRDSSANVMLLRSSVPRVFCAGADLKERKTMNPDEIRSFVNSLRATFSFLETLCLPTIAVIEGAALGGGLEMALSCDLRICGEDAILGLPETGLAIIPGAGGTQRLPRLIGKAKAKELIFTGRKVGGKDAMSIGLVNYCVPAGEAHLKALEIARDINDKGPIAIRMAKKAISDGLEVNMKPALALEEDCYEQTLNTKDRLEGLAAFAEKRKPRYTGE
- the LOC107409152 gene encoding probable enoyl-CoA hydratase 2, mitochondrial isoform X2, producing MRALVFLSRSLRQHSVAKPNPFQPSSLISICKENLLPPNSNQWIYQTRRTLILEPSFSKFVKLHRLADSDSGILEVSLDRPEAKNAIGKEMLRGFQHTLEAIGRDSSANVMLLRSSVPRVFCAGADLKTLCLPTIAVIEGAALGGGLEMALSCDLRICGEDAILGLPETGLAIIPGAGGTQRLPRLIGKAKAKELIFTGRKVGGKDAMSIGLVNYCVPAGEAHLKALEIARDINDKGPIAIRMAKKAISDGLEVNMKPALALEEDCYEQTLNTKDRLEGLAAFAEKRKPRYTGE